The Neisseria sicca genome includes a window with the following:
- a CDS encoding cell surface protein, with translation MYDNIRFHLDEEYPEGLPSENAATHIGMYWIWAAQTGLANPVWQTAPESAEDFANMLKGRTSGRRFLLKHMDGALTPDDFTEQGRQFTSYYYDNEEDGYGAFLEDYVRTLDTPSLGGFYHVPNTPEIYKRLKPVFQAAFEQWKNNLASPVGEQP, from the coding sequence ATGTACGACAACATCCGCTTCCACCTAGACGAAGAATATCCCGAAGGGCTGCCGTCCGAAAACGCCGCCACGCATATCGGCATGTACTGGATATGGGCGGCGCAGACAGGGCTGGCGAATCCCGTTTGGCAAACCGCCCCCGAAAGCGCAGAAGATTTCGCCAATATGCTCAAAGGCAGAACCAGCGGCAGACGCTTTCTGCTCAAACACATGGACGGCGCGCTTACGCCCGACGACTTCACCGAACAAGGACGGCAATTCACTTCCTACTACTACGACAATGAAGAAGACGGCTACGGCGCATTTTTAGAAGACTACGTCCGTACCCTCGATACCCCGTCGCTCGGCGGCTTCTATCACGTCCCCAACACCCCCGAAATCTACAAACGCCTCAAACCCGTCTTCCAAGCAGCGTTTGAGCAATGGAAAAACAATTTGGCATCCCCTGTCGGAGAGCAACCGTGA
- the gmhB gene encoding D-glycero-beta-D-manno-heptose 1,7-bisphosphate 7-phosphatase, translated as MKLIILDRDGVINQDRDDFVKSVDEWIPIEGSMDAIAFLTQAGYNIAVATNQSGIGRKYFTVQDLTEMHAKMHRLVRQAGGEIDGIWFCPHTAADNCDCRKPKPGMIYDILERFKANPTETWLIGDSLRDLQAMHEAGGKTALVLTGKGKKTLSQQEKELPENTQIFDNLLAFSQYIMHETAQDCADRQAKP; from the coding sequence GTGAAACTCATCATCCTCGACCGCGATGGCGTCATCAACCAAGACCGCGACGACTTCGTCAAATCCGTAGACGAATGGATACCCATCGAAGGCAGTATGGACGCCATCGCCTTCCTGACACAAGCAGGCTACAACATCGCCGTTGCCACCAACCAATCCGGCATCGGCCGCAAATACTTCACCGTCCAAGACCTGACTGAAATGCACGCCAAGATGCACCGCCTCGTCCGTCAGGCAGGCGGAGAAATCGACGGCATCTGGTTCTGCCCGCACACCGCCGCAGACAACTGCGACTGCCGTAAACCCAAGCCCGGCATGATTTACGACATCCTCGAACGCTTCAAAGCCAACCCCACCGAAACCTGGCTGATCGGCGACAGCCTGCGCGACCTGCAAGCCATGCACGAAGCGGGCGGAAAAACCGCGCTCGTCCTGACCGGCAAAGGCAAAAAAACCCTGTCGCAACAGGAAAAAGAGTTGCCCGAAAACACCCAAATCTTCGACAACCTGCTCGCCTTCTCCCAATACATCATGCACGAAACCGCGCAAGACTGTGCAGACAGACAGGCAAAACCGTAA
- a CDS encoding lysophospholipid acyltransferase family protein, which translates to MLLIRNLTYWFILSTSLILLFPFMLLALPVQGGAHKMAQIWVRILNWSLKHIIGLKYRLIGAENIPDRPSIICAKHQSGWETLALQEIFPPQVYVAKRELFKIPFFGWGLKLVKTIGIDRSNSREANRQLMEQGMARKNEGYWITIFPEGTRLPPGEKGRYKLGGARMAKMFEMDIVPVSLNSGEFWPKNAFLKHPGTITVVINPVIPHNSGTEAELMAECEKRIETQQPLIEGKGPFAAKNRKATASPS; encoded by the coding sequence ATGCTCCTTATCCGCAACCTGACCTACTGGTTCATCCTCAGCACCAGCCTGATTTTACTTTTCCCCTTCATGCTCCTCGCACTGCCCGTCCAAGGCGGCGCGCACAAAATGGCGCAAATCTGGGTACGCATCCTCAACTGGTCGCTCAAACACATCATCGGACTCAAATACCGCCTCATCGGTGCCGAAAACATCCCTGACCGCCCCTCCATCATCTGCGCCAAACACCAAAGCGGCTGGGAAACCCTCGCCCTGCAAGAAATCTTCCCGCCGCAGGTTTACGTCGCCAAACGCGAGCTGTTCAAAATCCCCTTCTTCGGCTGGGGACTGAAACTCGTCAAAACCATAGGCATAGACCGCAGCAACAGCCGCGAAGCCAATAGACAACTGATGGAACAAGGCATGGCGCGCAAAAACGAAGGCTACTGGATCACCATTTTCCCCGAAGGCACACGCCTGCCGCCCGGCGAAAAAGGCCGCTACAAACTCGGCGGCGCGCGCATGGCGAAAATGTTTGAAATGGACATCGTCCCCGTTTCCCTCAACAGCGGCGAATTTTGGCCGAAAAACGCCTTCCTCAAACACCCTGGCACCATCACCGTCGTTATCAACCCCGTTATCCCCCACAACAGCGGCACAGAAGCCGAATTGATGGCGGAATGCGAAAAACGGATTGAAACGCAACAACCCCTGATTGAAGGAAAAGGACCGTTTGCCGCAAAAAATAGGAAAGCAACAGCATCGCCATCATGA
- the groL gene encoding chaperonin GroEL (60 kDa chaperone family; promotes refolding of misfolded polypeptides especially under stressful conditions; forms two stacked rings of heptamers to form a barrel-shaped 14mer; ends can be capped by GroES; misfolded proteins enter the barrel where they are refolded when GroES binds) — translation MAAKDVQFGNEVRQKMVSGVNTLANAVRVTLGPKGRNVVVDRAFGGPHITKDGVTVAKEIELKDKFENMGAQMVKEVASKTNDVAGDGTTTATVLAQAIVAEGMKYVTAGMNPTDLKRGIDKAVAALVEELKNIAKPCDTSKEIAQVGSISANSDEQVGAIIAEAMEKVGKEGVITVEDGKSLENELDVVEGMQFDRGYLSPYFINDAEKQIAALDNPFVLLFDKKISNIRDLLPVLEQVAKASRPLLIIAEDVEGEALATLVVNNIRGILKTVAVKAPGFGDRRKAMLQDIAILTGGTVIAEEVGLSLEKATLEDLGQAKRIEIGKENTTIIDGFGDAAQIEARVAEIRQQIETATSDYDKEKLQERVAKLAGGVAVIKVGAATEVEMKEKKDRVEDALHATRAAVEEGVVAGGGVALLRARAALENLHTGNADQDAGVQIVLRAVESPLRQIVANAGGEPSVVVNKVLEGKGNYGYNAGSGEYGDMIEMGVLDPAKVTRSALQHAASIAGLMLTTDCMIAEIPEEKPAMPDMGGMGGMGGMM, via the coding sequence ATGGCAGCAAAAGACGTACAGTTCGGTAACGAAGTCCGCCAAAAAATGGTCAGCGGTGTGAACACTCTGGCAAACGCCGTCCGCGTAACTTTAGGTCCTAAAGGCCGCAACGTAGTCGTTGACCGCGCATTCGGCGGCCCGCACATCACTAAAGACGGCGTTACCGTCGCCAAAGAAATCGAACTGAAAGACAAATTCGAAAACATGGGCGCGCAAATGGTGAAAGAAGTAGCGTCCAAAACCAACGACGTAGCGGGCGACGGTACCACTACCGCCACCGTACTGGCACAAGCTATCGTTGCCGAAGGCATGAAATACGTGACCGCCGGCATGAACCCGACCGACCTGAAGCGCGGTATCGACAAAGCTGTCGCCGCTTTGGTTGAAGAGCTGAAAAACATCGCCAAACCTTGCGACACTTCCAAAGAAATCGCCCAAGTCGGCTCAATTTCCGCCAACTCCGACGAACAAGTCGGCGCGATTATTGCCGAAGCGATGGAAAAAGTCGGCAAAGAAGGCGTGATTACCGTTGAAGACGGCAAATCTTTGGAAAACGAATTGGATGTCGTCGAAGGTATGCAATTCGACCGCGGCTACCTGTCCCCTTACTTCATCAACGACGCGGAAAAACAAATCGCTGCGCTGGACAACCCGTTTGTTTTGCTGTTCGACAAAAAAATCAGCAACATCCGCGACCTGCTGCCTGTTTTGGAACAAGTGGCAAAAGCCAGCCGTCCGCTCTTGATTATCGCTGAAGACGTAGAAGGCGAAGCCTTGGCGACTTTGGTCGTGAACAACATCCGCGGCATCCTGAAAACCGTTGCCGTGAAAGCCCCCGGCTTCGGCGACCGCCGCAAAGCCATGTTGCAAGACATCGCCATCCTGACCGGCGGTACCGTGATTGCCGAAGAAGTCGGCCTGTCTTTGGAAAAAGCCACTTTGGAAGACTTGGGACAAGCCAAGCGCATCGAAATCGGTAAAGAAAACACCACCATCATCGACGGCTTTGGCGACGCTGCCCAAATCGAAGCGCGTGTTGCCGAAATCCGCCAACAAATCGAAACCGCGACCAGCGATTACGACAAAGAAAAACTGCAAGAGCGCGTTGCCAAACTGGCAGGCGGCGTGGCAGTGATTAAAGTTGGTGCTGCTACCGAAGTCGAAATGAAAGAGAAAAAAGACCGCGTGGAAGACGCGCTGCACGCTACCCGCGCAGCCGTTGAAGAAGGCGTGGTTGCAGGTGGCGGCGTAGCCCTGTTGCGCGCCCGTGCCGCTTTGGAAAACCTGCACACCGGCAATGCCGACCAAGACGCAGGCGTACAAATTGTATTGCGCGCCGTTGAGTCTCCGCTGCGCCAAATCGTTGCCAACGCAGGCGGCGAGCCTAGCGTGGTCGTGAACAAAGTGCTGGAAGGCAAAGGCAACTACGGTTACAACGCAGGTTCCGGCGAATACGGCGACATGATCGAAATGGGCGTACTCGACCCCGCCAAAGTAACCCGCTCCGCGCTGCAACACGCCGCGTCTATCGCCGGCCTGATGTTGACGACCGACTGCATGATTGCCGAAATCCCTGAAGAAAAACCAGCTATGCCTGACATGGGCGGCATGGGTGGTATGGGCGGCATGATGTAA
- the groES gene encoding co-chaperone GroES, with amino-acid sequence MTIRPLHDRVVVKRLEAEEKTASGIVLPGAAAEKPDMGEVIAVGAGKIGKDGERRPLDVKVGDKIIFGKYSGQTVKADGEELLVMREEDIFGIVE; translated from the coding sequence ATGACCATCCGTCCTTTACACGACCGCGTCGTCGTCAAACGCTTGGAAGCTGAAGAAAAAACCGCATCAGGCATCGTCTTGCCCGGCGCAGCCGCTGAAAAACCCGACATGGGCGAAGTGATCGCCGTGGGTGCGGGCAAAATCGGTAAAGACGGCGAACGCCGTCCGCTGGATGTCAAAGTCGGCGACAAAATTATTTTCGGCAAATACAGCGGCCAAACCGTAAAAGCCGACGGCGAAGAGCTGTTGGTGATGCGCGAAGAAGATATTTTCGGTATTGTCGAATAA
- the fetA gene encoding TonB-dependent siderophore receptor FetA/FrpB, which produces MASPLFRFSLLSMALAAGFAHAENEAKESVTLDTVTVKGDRQGSKIKTNIVTLQQKDESTATDLRGLLKDEPAIDFGGGNGTSQHLTLRGMGQNSVDIKVDNAYSDSQILYHQGRFIIDPALVKIVSVQKGAGSASAGIGATNGAIITKTVDAQDLLKGLDKNWGVRLSSGYASNDGVNYGVSVFGKEGNFDGLFSYNRNDEKDYEAGKGYKSPNGGKTVPYSALDKRSYLAKIGTTFGDGDHRIVLSHMKDQHRGIRTVREEFTIFESDPAKDRQKPSYRKTTQSNTNLEYTGKNLGFVEKLNANAYVLENERYSADDSGSGYAGNVVGPNHTRIATRGANFNFDSRLAEQTLLKYGINYRHQEIEPQAFLNNEFKISGKKPDPKDPKKEIDKTDEEKAKDKKVMDLVHSYKLSNPTKTDTGAYIEAIHEINGFTLTGGLRYDRFKVKTHDGKTVSSSSLNPSFGVIWQPHEHWSFSASHNYASRSPRLYDALQTHGKRGIISIADGTKAERARNTEIGFNYNDGTFAANGSYFWQTIKDALANPQNRHDSVAIREAVNAGYIKNHGYELGASYRTGGLTAKVGVSHSKPRFYDTHKDKLLSANPEFGAQTGRTWTASLAYRFQNPNLEIGWRGRYVQKAVGSILVAGQKGRDGKLENVVRQGFGVNDVFANWKPLGKDTLNINLSVNNVFNKFYYPHSQRWTNTLPGTGRDVRLGVNYRF; this is translated from the coding sequence ATGGCTTCACCCCTGTTCCGCTTCAGCCTGCTTTCAATGGCACTCGCCGCTGGTTTTGCCCACGCGGAAAACGAAGCAAAAGAAAGCGTTACCCTTGATACCGTTACCGTAAAAGGTGACCGCCAAGGCAGCAAAATCAAAACTAATATCGTTACCCTTCAACAAAAAGACGAAAGCACGGCAACCGATTTGCGCGGATTGTTGAAAGACGAACCTGCCATCGATTTCGGCGGCGGCAACGGCACGTCCCAACACCTGACTTTGCGCGGCATGGGTCAAAACTCGGTGGATATTAAGGTGGACAATGCCTATTCCGACAGCCAAATACTGTATCACCAAGGCCGTTTCATCATCGACCCTGCGCTGGTCAAAATCGTCTCCGTACAGAAAGGCGCAGGTTCGGCATCTGCCGGTATCGGCGCGACCAACGGTGCGATTATTACCAAAACCGTCGATGCCCAAGACTTGCTCAAAGGTTTGGACAAAAACTGGGGGGTGCGCCTCAGCAGCGGCTATGCCAGCAATGACGGCGTAAACTACGGTGTCAGCGTATTCGGAAAAGAGGGCAACTTCGACGGTTTGTTCTCTTACAACCGCAACGATGAAAAAGATTACGAAGCAGGTAAAGGCTACAAAAGTCCCAACGGCGGCAAAACCGTACCTTACAGCGCACTGGACAAACGCAGCTACCTGGCCAAAATCGGAACAACCTTCGGCGACGGCGACCACCGCATCGTGTTGAGCCACATGAAAGACCAGCACCGGGGCATCCGTACTGTGCGTGAAGAGTTTACAATCTTCGAGTCCGACCCTGCAAAAGACAGGCAGAAACCCTCATACCGTAAAACTACCCAATCCAACACCAACTTGGAGTACACGGGTAAAAACTTGGGCTTTGTCGAAAAACTGAACGCCAACGCCTATGTGTTGGAAAACGAACGCTATTCCGCCGATGACAGCGGCAGCGGTTACGCAGGCAATGTGGTCGGCCCTAACCATACCCGAATCGCCACTCGTGGTGCGAACTTCAACTTCGACAGCCGCCTTGCCGAACAAACCCTGTTGAAATACGGTATCAACTACCGCCATCAGGAAATCGAGCCGCAAGCGTTTTTGAACAACGAATTTAAGATCTCCGGTAAGAAACCAGACCCAAAAGATCCTAAAAAAGAAATAGATAAGACCGATGAAGAAAAAGCGAAAGACAAGAAAGTTATGGATCTTGTCCATTCCTACAAACTGTCCAACCCGACCAAAACCGATACCGGCGCGTATATCGAAGCCATTCACGAAATTAACGGCTTTACCCTGACCGGCGGACTGCGTTACGACCGCTTCAAGGTGAAAACCCATGACGGCAAAACCGTTTCAAGCAGCAGCCTTAACCCGAGTTTCGGCGTGATTTGGCAGCCGCACGAACACTGGAGCTTCAGCGCAAGCCACAACTACGCCAGCCGCAGCCCGCGCCTGTATGACGCGCTGCAAACCCACGGCAAGCGCGGCATCATCTCGATTGCCGACGGCACCAAAGCCGAACGCGCGCGCAATACCGAAATCGGTTTCAACTACAACGACGGCACGTTTGCCGCAAACGGCAGCTACTTCTGGCAGACCATCAAAGACGCGCTTGCCAATCCGCAAAACCGCCACGACTCTGTCGCCATCCGTGAAGCCGTCAATGCCGGCTACATCAAAAACCACGGTTACGAATTGGGCGCGTCCTACCGCACCGGCGGCTTGACTGCCAAAGTCGGCGTAAGCCACAGCAAACCGCGTTTTTACGATACACACAAAGATAAATTGTTAAGCGCGAACCCCGAGTTTGGCGCACAAACCGGCCGCACTTGGACGGCTTCCCTTGCCTACCGCTTCCAAAATCCGAATCTGGAAATCGGCTGGCGCGGACGCTATGTTCAAAAAGCCGTGGGTTCGATATTGGTGGCAGGTCAAAAAGGTCGCGACGGCAAACTGGAAAACGTTGTACGCCAAGGTTTCGGTGTGAACGATGTCTTCGCCAACTGGAAACCATTGGGCAAAGACACGCTCAATATCAATCTTTCAGTTAACAACGTGTTCAACAAGTTCTACTATCCGCACAGTCAACGCTGGACCAATACCCTACCAGGTACCGGACGTGATGTACGCTTGGGCGTTAACTACCGCTTCTAA
- a CDS encoding siderophore ABC transporter substrate-binding protein → MLRLTALAVCCALALGACSPKDSASNQNAQTASAAQTEGADLTVKTTRGDAKVPQNPERIAVYDLGMLDTLSKLGVKTGLSVDKNRLPYLDEYFKTTKPAGTLFEPDYEALNAYKPQLIIIGSRAAKAFDKLNAIAPTIEMTADTANLKESAKERIDALAQIFGKQAEADKLKAEIDASFEAAKTAAQGKGKGLVILVNGGKMSAFGPSSRLGGWLHKDIGVPAVDEAIKEGSHGQPVSFEYLKEKNPDWLFVLDRSAAIGEEGQAAKDVLNNPLVAETTAWKKGQVVYLVPETYLAAGGAQELLNASKQVTDAFNAAK, encoded by the coding sequence ATGTTACGTTTAACTGCTTTAGCCGTATGCTGCGCCCTTGCTTTGGGCGCGTGTTCGCCGAAAGATTCCGCTTCAAACCAAAACGCCCAAACCGCTTCCGCAGCCCAAACCGAAGGCGCAGATTTGACCGTCAAAACGACGCGCGGCGACGCGAAAGTGCCGCAAAATCCTGAACGTATCGCCGTTTATGACTTGGGTATGCTCGATACTTTAAGCAAATTGGGCGTGAAAACCGGTTTGTCCGTCGATAAAAACCGGCTGCCTTATTTGGACGAATATTTCAAAACGACAAAACCTGCCGGTACGCTGTTCGAGCCGGATTACGAAGCACTCAACGCCTACAAGCCGCAGCTCATCATCATCGGCAGCCGCGCAGCCAAAGCGTTTGACAAGTTGAACGCCATTGCGCCGACCATCGAGATGACCGCCGATACCGCCAACCTCAAAGAAAGTGCCAAAGAGCGTATCGACGCTTTGGCGCAAATCTTCGGCAAACAGGCGGAAGCCGACAAGCTGAAAGCCGAAATCGACGCATCTTTCGAAGCCGCGAAAACCGCCGCGCAAGGTAAAGGCAAAGGTTTGGTGATTTTGGTCAACGGCGGAAAAATGTCCGCCTTCGGACCGTCTTCACGACTGGGCGGCTGGCTGCACAAAGACATCGGCGTTCCGGCCGTTGACGAAGCCATCAAAGAAGGCAGCCACGGTCAGCCCGTCAGCTTCGAATACCTGAAAGAAAAAAATCCCGACTGGCTGTTTGTCCTCGACCGAAGCGCAGCCATCGGCGAAGAAGGGCAGGCGGCGAAAGACGTGTTGAACAATCCGCTGGTTGCCGAAACGACTGCATGGAAAAAAGGACAGGTGGTTTACCTCGTTCCCGAAACCTACTTGGCGGCGGGCGGCGCACAAGAATTGCTGAACGCATCCAAACAAGTTACCGACGCGTTTAATGCGGCGAAGTAA
- a CDS encoding IS3 family transposase: protein MLYARKGCLPKGVKSPQPKADRKGQSQTVQTLRAQHPPKYLLHIAHLPKSSFYYHHQDRPDPDAADKALLVETYRRHKGRYGQRRIAAALDWNRKKAARLMKQMGLKAKIRVKKAYRHPAMGEISEHLLKRRFKARKPNEKWLTDVTELKGKDGKLYLSPILDLFNREIVAYAMSRNANSEMVKEMLEKAAPRLTDKGTMLHSDQGVLYRTAGYRELLAQHSMVQSMSRKANCWDNAPMESFFAVLKTECFYNAGELTVDELMKQIDDYMDYYNRERCSLKLKKLSPVAYRTQLAQSA, encoded by the coding sequence GTGCTATATGCGCGCAAAGGTTGCCTACCTAAAGGAGTTAAAAGCCCTCAGCCAAAAGCGGACCGAAAAGGACAAAGCCAAACCGTCCAAACACTGAGGGCGCAACACCCGCCCAAATACCTGCTGCACATCGCACACCTGCCCAAAAGCAGCTTTTACTACCACCACCAAGACCGACCCGACCCCGACGCAGCCGACAAAGCCCTCCTTGTCGAAACCTACCGGCGGCATAAAGGACGCTACGGGCAAAGGCGCATTGCCGCAGCATTGGATTGGAACCGCAAAAAAGCAGCTCGGCTGATGAAACAGATGGGGCTGAAAGCCAAAATACGGGTGAAAAAAGCCTACCGCCATCCCGCCATGGGCGAAATATCGGAACACCTCCTCAAACGCCGGTTCAAAGCCCGAAAGCCCAACGAAAAATGGCTGACCGACGTGACCGAACTCAAAGGAAAGGACGGCAAACTGTACCTCTCGCCGATATTGGACTTGTTCAACCGCGAGATCGTCGCCTACGCCATGAGCCGCAATGCCAACAGCGAAATGGTGAAGGAAATGCTCGAAAAAGCCGCCCCCCGTCTGACTGATAAAGGAACGATGCTTCATTCGGACCAAGGTGTGCTGTACCGTACGGCGGGGTATAGGGAATTGCTTGCCCAACATTCCATGGTTCAAAGCATGTCGCGAAAGGCGAACTGTTGGGACAATGCACCGATGGAAAGCTTCTTTGCGGTGTTGAAGACGGAGTGTTTCTATAACGCAGGAGAATTGACGGTGGACGAATTGATGAAACAGATAGATGACTATATGGATTACTACAACCGCGAGCGTTGCAGTTTGAAATTGAAAAAGCTGAGTCCTGTCGCATACAGAACCCAGCTTGCACAGAGCGCCTGA
- a CDS encoding helix-turn-helix domain-containing protein — MSKYTLHFKYQAVLHYLHIRSQQRTADHYGISRTHLRRRIRAYQEGGIGALEHPQSKTMTDHRKNPFIADKPDHEKTQAELLEELCYMRAKVAYLKELKALSQKRTEKDKAKPSKH, encoded by the coding sequence ATGAGCAAATATACATTACACTTCAAATACCAAGCCGTACTCCACTACCTGCACATACGCAGCCAACAGCGTACCGCAGATCATTACGGCATCTCCCGAACCCACCTGCGGCGACGGATACGCGCCTATCAGGAAGGCGGTATCGGCGCACTCGAACATCCACAATCCAAAACCATGACCGACCACCGCAAAAACCCCTTCATCGCCGACAAACCCGACCACGAAAAAACACAGGCAGAGCTTCTCGAAGAGTTGTGCTATATGCGCGCAAAGGTTGCCTACCTAAAGGAGTTAAAAGCCCTCAGCCAAAAGCGGACCGAAAAGGACAAAGCCAAACCGTCCAAACACTGA
- a CDS encoding 2,3-diphosphoglycerate-dependent phosphoglycerate mutase produces MELVFIRHGQSEWNAKNLFTGWRDVKLSEQGLAEAAAAGKKLKEKGYEFDIAFTSVLTRAIKTCNIVLEESDQLFVPQIKSWRLNERHYGQLQGLDKKQTAEKYGDEQVHIWRRSYDTLPPLLDPKDPFSAHNDRRYANLPADVVPDGENLKVTLERVLPFWEDQIAPAILSGKRVLVAAHGNSLRALAKHIEGISDEDIMGLEIPTGQPLVYKLDDNLKVVEKFYL; encoded by the coding sequence ATGGAATTGGTATTTATCCGCCACGGACAAAGCGAATGGAACGCGAAAAACCTGTTTACAGGCTGGCGCGACGTGAAACTGAGCGAGCAGGGGCTTGCCGAAGCTGCCGCCGCCGGTAAAAAACTAAAGGAAAAAGGCTACGAGTTCGACATCGCCTTCACTTCCGTCCTGACCCGCGCGATTAAAACCTGCAACATCGTTTTGGAAGAATCCGACCAACTGTTCGTGCCGCAAATCAAAAGCTGGAGGCTGAACGAACGCCACTACGGCCAGCTGCAAGGTTTGGACAAGAAACAAACCGCCGAAAAATACGGCGACGAGCAAGTCCACATCTGGCGCCGCAGCTACGATACCCTGCCGCCGCTGCTCGACCCGAAAGACCCGTTCTCCGCACACAACGACCGCCGCTATGCCAACCTGCCCGCCGATGTCGTACCCGACGGCGAAAATCTGAAAGTTACTTTGGAGCGCGTATTGCCGTTCTGGGAAGACCAAATCGCCCCCGCTATTCTGAGCGGCAAGCGCGTCTTGGTCGCCGCACACGGCAACTCCCTGCGCGCATTGGCAAAACACATCGAAGGCATTTCCGACGAAGACATCATGGGCTTGGAAATCCCGACCGGTCAGCCGCTGGTGTACAAATTGGACGACAATTTGAAAGTAGTTGAAAAATTCTATCTGTAA
- a CDS encoding UbiX family flavin prenyltransferase, which yields MTRRLIIGISGASGFQYGIKALALLRTHDVETHLVVSKSAEMTRALETPYEKDELYRLADVVHPINHIGSAIASGSFKTDGMLIAPCSMRTLAAVANGFGDNLLTRAADVVLKERRRLVLMVREAPLNLAHLDNMRRVTEMGGIVFPPTPALYQQPQTIDDIITHSTAHALSLLGFDTGTVPEWTGGTSS from the coding sequence ATGACCCGACGTTTGATTATCGGCATCAGCGGAGCCAGCGGTTTCCAATACGGCATCAAGGCCTTGGCACTTTTGCGCACACACGATGTCGAAACGCATCTGGTGGTATCCAAAAGCGCGGAAATGACGCGCGCGCTGGAAACACCATATGAGAAAGACGAACTCTACCGCCTTGCCGATGTCGTCCATCCGATAAACCATATAGGCTCCGCCATCGCCAGCGGTTCGTTCAAAACCGACGGGATGCTGATCGCCCCTTGCTCGATGCGCACGCTGGCAGCGGTCGCAAACGGCTTCGGCGACAACCTGCTGACACGCGCGGCGGACGTAGTCCTGAAAGAGCGCCGCCGCCTTGTGCTGATGGTGCGCGAAGCCCCGCTCAACCTTGCCCATCTGGACAATATGCGCCGCGTTACCGAAATGGGCGGCATCGTCTTCCCGCCTACCCCCGCCCTCTACCAGCAGCCGCAAACCATAGATGACATCATCACCCACAGCACCGCCCACGCGCTTTCACTTTTAGGCTTCGACACCGGCACCGTACCCGAATGGACGGGTGGAACATCTTCCTAA